One window of the Tachypleus tridentatus isolate NWPU-2018 chromosome 10, ASM421037v1, whole genome shotgun sequence genome contains the following:
- the LOC143230433 gene encoding uncharacterized protein LOC143230433: MENSLKDLMARLTNQTSDHVRPACQKCGYPGHFTYQCRNFVKVNPNKDIVLDISSTSSESDSEEEFVSPLQQISLHSQGEKEKKQKKTARNKEKKRKKRHRSKTPESSNGSGSLSDVDTESTNSMKVPKKKKKRIKKHCKYKQKSKHYKKKSCRTKHSHNSSSTD, translated from the coding sequence ATGGAGAATAGTTTAAAGGACTTGATGGCACGACTTACTAATCAGACATCTGATCATGTCAGGCCAGCATGCCAAAAGTGTGGATATCCTGGTCATTTTACATACCAGTGTCGGAACTTTGTAAAGGTGAATCCTAATAAAGATATTGTATTGGATATAAGCTCAACAAGCTCAGAATCAGACAGTGAGGAAGAATTTGTATCACCTCTGCAACAGATTAGTTTACATTCTCAGGgtgaaaaggaaaagaaacaaaaaaaaacagcaagaaacaaagagaagaaaagaaaaaaaagacatcgATCTAAAACACCAGAATCCTCAAATGGTTCTGGGTCACTGAGTGATGTAGACACTGAGTCAACTAACAGTATGAAAGTTCCTAAAAAGAAGAAGAAACggattaaaaaacattgtaaatataagcaaaaaagtaaacattacaaaaaaaaatcttgtagaacaaaacacagtcataactCTAGTAGTACAGACTGA